In a genomic window of Rhopalosiphum maidis isolate BTI-1 chromosome 4, ASM367621v3, whole genome shotgun sequence:
- the LOC113560815 gene encoding ice-structuring glycoprotein-like has protein sequence MKVLCITLLLVAAAFAETKDQPKKRSHEFGHAASTASLGYGAGFGYGAGLGYKSGYQSAYPSSYSAYSGAYPAVSYSSYPVSSRASYSPFSGAYPASYSANSAAFPASYSANSAAFPASYSAYSAAYPASYSAHSAAYPASYSSHSAAYPASYSSYSAAYPASYSSYSAASPAASFYSASPASYSAHSAAYPASYSAYSAAYPSSYSTYSAASPASVYGAYPASYSGVNAAALPASYSAAIPSSYSAYSGASPLAYSAKSAAALSNAEFVSSTVAPKAASYGATEYLGSQTFNLNK, from the exons ATGAAG gTCTTGTGTATTACATTACTTTTGGTCGCCGCGGCGTTCGCTGAAACCAAGGATCAACCGAAAAAACGTAGCCACGAATTCGGACACGCAGCATCCACTGCCTCTTTgg GATACGGTGCTGGTTTTGGATACGGAGCTGGTTTGGGATACAAATCTGGATACCAATCGGCATACCCATCATCCTACTCAGCTTATTCAGGTGCATACCCTGCAGTGTCATACTCATCTTACCCAGTCTCTTCCCGAGCCTCATACTCACCTTTCTCTGGTGCCTACCCAGCATCTTACTCGGCTAACTCTGCTGCCTTCCCTGCATCCTACTCGGCCAATTCTGCTGCCTTCCCTGCATCTTACTCCGCCTACTCCGCTGCCTACCCGGCATCTTACTCTGCTCACTCAGCTGCCTACCCAGCATCTTACTCTTCTCACTCGGCTGCCTACCCAGCATCTTACTCGTCCTACTCGGCTGCCTACCCAGCATCTTACTCGTCCTACTCGGCTGCATCTCCAGCTGCCTCTTTCTACAGTGCCTCCCCGGCATCTTACTCGGCTCACTCCGCCGCCTACCCAGCATCTTACTCGGCTTACTCCGCCGCCTACCCATCATCTTACTCGACCTACTCAGCCGCATCTCCAGCTTCAGTATACGGTGCCTACCCAGCATCATACTCTGGTGTCAATGCTGCTGCATTACCAGCATCTTACTCTGCCGCCATCCCATCATCGTACTCTGCATACTCTGGAGCATCTCCTTTGGCATATTCTGCCAAATCTGCTGCTGCTTTGAGCAACGCTGAATTCGTATCGAGCACAGTTGCACCAAAAGCTGCATCTTACGGCGCCACAGAATACTTGGGATCTCAAACTTTCAACCTCAACAAATAG